The genomic interval GGCTATTCGGCTGGAATTATCGGATGATTGGGTAGAAATTCTGAGGTTTTGAGGAACAGCGTTTGATAGGCTTACCAACGCCAGCTAGCAGAGATAAAGAATCTGTGAAAGGACTGTCTGAGAAAATTGTAATCGGCGGATTTGTCCTGGCACTGCTGATGCTGGGTGGGATAAGTGTAGAGTCCTACCGAAGCGTTCAAAAGCTGTTTGAGAGCCGACGATCGATCGAGCATACCTACCAGGTTCTAGAAACTCTGACCAACATTCTCAAAGGAATGGAGAAGGCTGAGACCGGGAGGCGCCGTTATACCTTCCTGCATGACGAGCAGCAGCTAGAAATCCTGCGGAGTGGGACTCAAGAAACCATTCGGGAAATCGTGGCATTACGCCGATTAACGGGCGACAATCCCTTGCAACAGAATCAGCTTGATGAACTGACCCCATTGATCACTAAAAAGCTGGCATTACTGCAAAAATTTGTTGACTTGAAACGCCAGAAAAAGCTTGATCAAGCTACTCAAAATGCCCTGATCACAGAAACCCTGCGCTTGCAGCAGCAGATCCAAACGAAACTGCAAGTCATGGATAATACCGAACGCCTTCTGCTACAACAGCGCAAAGCATTGACGGACGCGCATATTCAGCAGACTCTCCTGCTGGGGGGGATGGGCTACCTCTTAAGTTTTGGTCTACTGATTGGAATTTTCTGGTTACTGCAAAGACAAATCTTTATCCGCAAGCAAGCAGAGGTCGCCCTCAAAAGGCACTCCCAGGAGGTTTACGATCTCTATAATCAAGCTCCCTGTGGTTATCACTCGATCGATGCAGCGGGTGTTTTTATCCGCATCAATGACACGGAATTGAATTGGTTAGGGTACTCCCGCGATGAAATAATTCAGAAAAAGAAGTTTACAGATTTTATTACACCCAAGAGCCGTCTAGTATTTCAAGAGAGCTTTCCAAAGTTTAAAGCCTGTGGCCGGATCAGTGATGTGGAGTTTGAACTCATCTGCAAAGATGGCACAGTATTTCCTGTTAGTTTAAGTGCAACCGCAATTACGGATGCTGCGGGCAATTTTGTCATGAGCCGCTCTACATTGTTTGACATTCGCGATCGCAAGCATACTGAAAACCAACGCATACAGGCAGAAGAAGCATTACAACGAGCCAATGAGCAACTAGAATCGAGGGTTCAGCAACGCACCGCAGAACTTGCCCAGGTTAACGCCTTACTTCAAACTGAGCTGGCAGAGCGAAAACAAACGGAAAAAGCGCTCGCAGAGAATGAGAAACAACTTCGCACCATCACAGATGCATTACCTGTCCTCATTTCCTATATCGATGCAGAACAACGCTATCAGTTTAACAACCGAACCTACGAAGAATGGTTCGGACATTCTCGGTCAGAAATTAAAGGACAGCACCTCTGGCAGGTTTTAGGAGAGCCAGCTTACCAGAAAATTAAACCCTATATCCAGGCTGTCATGACCGGGCAGAAAATTACCTATGAAAGTCTGGTACCCTACCAGAACAACGGTCTGCGTTGGATCAATGCGGCTTACATCCCCGATTTTGGAGAACAGGGGGAAGTCAAAGGATATTTTGCGATGGTGACCGACATCACCGAGCGCAAGCAAGCTGAAGCGATGTTGCGTGAGAGCGAGCAACGCTTAAGTCTGGCAGTGGAAGGAGCAGAGATGGCAACCTGGGATGTTGACCTACAAACTGGAAAAGCGCTCTGGTCCGCAAGACACTTTCAACTTTTGGGATATGAGCACGTGCCCAGTGGTGAAGCAACCCTGGAGATGTGGCGTAGTCGGGTTCACCCGGATGACCTGGAGCGAGTAACGCGGGTAGCGGAACGGGCAATTCAGGAACGATCGATTTACCACTCTGAACATCGCATTTTTCGGGCTGACAATGGCCAAATTGTGTGGCTGGGGGCATTTGGACAGGTGCTCTATGATGATGCCGGTAAAGCCATCCGCTTCATTGGCATTATCCTTGACATCACCGATCGCAAGCGGGCAGAACAGGTGCTTCAACAGGCAAAGGAAGAACTGGAAATTAAAGTACAGGAGCGCACGGCTGAACTGAACAGTCTAAATCAAGACTTAGCCCGCTCCAACCAGGAATTGGAACAGTTTGCCTATGTAGCTTCCCACGATTTGCAGGAACCATTGCGGGCAGTCACCGGCTACACTCAACTACTGATTCAGGACTATCAGGATCGGTTGGACGATTCGGCTCAGGAATACGCGAATTACATTGTGGATGCGGCAAAGCGGATGCAGCAATTGATTCAAGATCTGCTGGCCTACTCCCGTGTGGGAACCCGGAGCTTGACGTTTTTCCCCACAGACTGCAATGCGGTCATGCACCAGGTGTTGCAGAATCTACAGGTTGCGATCGCCGAAAGTAATGCAACCATTCTTTGCGACTCCTTACCAACCGTCCATGCTGATAGAAACCAGTTGATCCAGCTATTCCAGAATTTGATTGGTAATGCGATTAAGTTTCATCGTCCCAAAACTTCCCCTGAAATCCACATTTCAGCGGAATTAGCAGCCAGCAAATGGCTGTTTCGAGTGCAAGACAACGGCATTGGGATCAAAGCCCGTTATCTCGATCGCATCTTTGAAATTTTCAAACGGCTCCATAGCCGCATGGAGTTTTCAGGAACGGGGATTGGGTTAGCAATCTGCAAAAAAATTGTCGAACGCCACAGCGGAACTATCTGGGTTGAATCTGAACCTGGTATAGGAACAACCTTTTACTTTACTATCCCCATCTTTCATGACCCTCCAAATGTTTAACTCAATCGAGATTCTGTTAATTGAAGACTCCCCCACCGATGCAACCCTGACAATCCGGAGCTTTAACCAGGCCAAAATTGCTAACAACCTGCACTGGCTTACAGATGGTGAAGCTGCGATGGACTACCTCCGGCAACAGGGTGAGTTTGAGAATGCGGCTCGTCCCGATCTAATCCTGCTGGATTTAAACTTGCCTGGAATGGATGGGCGAGAAATTTTGGCAGAAGTCAAATCGGACGCGAACCTGAAGCGCATCCCAGTGGTCATCCTTACCACCTCAGCCGATGAAGAAGATGTCCTCCGCTCCTATAACCTGAACGCCAACTGCTACATTACTAAACCCTTTGATGTGCAGCAATTTATTCAGGTTGTGCAGATGATCGGCGATTTCTGGTTAGCTGCGGTAAAACTGCCAATGGAGTAACAGAGAGGGGTAAGAAAAATGGGGAAACTAGAGAGATGAATCGTGAAGAAACTTTACGTTTTGAGCAGATAATGCCCGTAGGTTTACCCATTTCGGATTTTGGTTCGCTCGTTACTCTGTAGAAATACAGTGTGTGTTTTTCCTTCGCTCGTCTGACCGCATTAGCATGAGTATTTAAAGAAACAATTTTTAAGAGATTTATGGATGAAATATCGGTGCGTATTCTTTTAGTGGAAGATAGTCCCACCGATGCGGATTTGTTACGCCAGGTATTTTTACATTCAGATAAAGAAGGTTGGGAATTGCTCCATGTTGAGCGGTTGGAATATGGGATTGAGATTTGTCAGCAGCAATCCTTTGATGTAGTTTTACTGGACCTTCGCCTGCCAGACTCCGATGGGTTTGAAACAGTGGCAGAATTTCGGGTGGCAGTTCCCGACATTCCAATCATTGTTCTGACGATGATGGATGATGAAGAGTTGGCATTGCAGGCCATGGCAGGAGGCGCACAGGATTACCTGGTTAAAGATCAGATCACCATGCAGTTGCTCATTCGCTCCATCCGCTATGCGATCGAACGGGGACGAATCCTCCAGCGGCTGAAAAATAGTGAGCAAAGCATTCTGCGATCGCTGGAGCAAGAGCAGGAACTTAACCTGCTCCGCTCAAGCTTCATTTCAATGGCCTCCCACGAGCTGCGCACCCCCCTCACCATGATTCGCACCTGTGTAGAACTGCTGCAAAATTTCAATCACGAACTTGCTGAAGAACGGAGAAATCAATACTTCGATCGCATCAAAATGGCAATTAGTCAAATTACGCATCTTCTGGATGACGTGCTGGTTTTGGGTAGTACAAAGTCAGGTGGGCTAGTATTCAAACCCGAACCGCTCGATTTAGAAGAGTTTTGTCGTGAGTTAGCAGAATCAATCCAGTTCAGTAACAGCAACCAACATCGCATTGTGGTTACCTGCCAGGGAAGTTGTGTTGGGGCTGAAATGGATACAGCCTTATTGCGTCATATCTTTTCTAATTTGCTCTCCAATGCCATCAAATATTCCCCTCAAGGTTGCAACGTGCAGTTTGACCTGATCTGTGAAGATGGATATGCAACTTTTCAAATCAAAGATCAAGGGATCGGCATTCCCCTTAAGGATCAAGGCCACCTGTTTGAAACCTTTTACCGTTGCAGCAATGTTGGCAAAATCCCAGGAACGGGACTCGGACTCGCCATTGTCAAGAAATGTGTAGAGTTGCATCGCGGACGCATTCGGCTCAATAGCAAAGCTCAATCAGGAACAACTTTTACGGTAAAGTTGCCCTTAAAGCCCTGAACAGGTAAGAAGGCGTACCCCTACGAGCGTACCAATAAAATCTCCGGTTGAAGGGGGTGCATGGGTGGGTGGATGGGTGGATGAGAGCGGGATGTTATTTCTCAGCCAGCCCCCTACCCAACTCCATTTGGATAGTGTTGGTCTGGGTTGACCAGGCGCAATAATTTTTGTTTTACCTGGGCATCGAAGACATTCCACTTCATCTTGGCGTATTCAGGGCTTTCGGTAAAACCAGAGAGAAAGCCGAGGGGAATCTCGAAGCCTCCAGCCTGCGATCGCCCACCCCCAAAATACCGTCCCTGAGCATCCTGCCCAAAGGCTTCCTTGATAAACTCATCCGGGTCAAGCGTCAACTTGTTCGTTCTCAATGAACCAACGACGACTTCGAGGTCTTCATCTTCATCGTGGACAATGCCGTAGACAACGGCGGTATGAACGTTTTCTTCCGTAACCAGAAAATCGGCTGCCTGCGGGATTGCATCGCGGTCGTCGTAGCGCAAGTAGCCCACTCCAGCAATGGAAAAGTTATTTTGAACGATGCGGTTCTTCAGCGATCGCTCAATCACATCCATTACCTGCTTCGATCGGGAAGACTGAAGCACGGCGTTGAGCAATTGCCCATCATAAAAGCGGCTGAGGTAGGCAGCAGCCAGGAAATCTTCCTCCTTTGCCTGTCTGAGTGCGTCTGTATCAGAGCGCAACCCATGCATCAACGCTGTAGCACACTTCACATGCTCATTGGAGTTGCTATCTAGCTTCAACAGCCCCGCCTGGAGGTATTGGGTCAGAATTGTTGCCGTTGCACGGGTATGGGGACGAATATCGACAAACTCGGCTTTCAATTCCTCCTGCATATTGTGATGGTCAATCACAACCGTGATCGGGATTCCCGCCTGCCGCAAGGACGGCACAAGCTGGCTGGTTGTTCCCTGACTATCGACCAGAGTGCATCCCTGATAAACCGAGAGATCCCGACTTTTGAGGGTTGGTAATGCCCAGCGCTGCACGGGTAGGTTTGTTAACTTGACCAGCGCAATATTTTCCTGGTGGCTGAGCGTGCCCGCATAAACGATATCGCACTGAATCTCATATCTTTGAGCAATCAGCTTGTAGGTCCAACCAGAAGCCAGGGCATCCGGGTCGGGAAAGTCCTGCAATACGACAAGCTGGCGTTCTCCACGGTGCCGTTCTAAAGTTTGGCGCAGAGCTTCTACCTTCTGACTCTGCTCAGCTGACCGAGGAATGTCATAGGCAAACGGCTGAATGGATGGCGTTGGAGTCTCGTCAACAGGTTTAGCCACCGGCTTAATTTTGGGAATATCAACAGTGTCTAAAGGTGAATGAGCGTCGATAGGATTTGTCTCCAATACAGTTAGCAAGCCATCAAGGGAATTCAACGAATCGTGCATAGGGGGTGAAAAGTAAGTGAAACAGGGTCCATCGGGTTTGTTGAGCAATAGAACCTGGCCAATAAAAAAAACTAACTACTCATTCCGATCTTCGCAAAAAAATCAAAAAACGTCATAGGTCAAAAAGGAGATTAGTATTTCGCGATCGATGACCCGTCATCCGTCCTTAGAGAGAGGGGAGCCTAAAAATTGGGGTTAGGACAAGCCTCCCACTTCGAAGCCCCTATGACTCATACCAAACAGCAGAGGATCGCCACAGACCTAAGCAAAAACCCTCCGCAACTTCAAGTACAGAGGGTTAAACGCCGATAACATACTTACGCCACTCCTGATTGACACCATTTTTGAGATGTTTAGTGACTTCAAAGTAGAGTCCGCTGTAGGGCTTTCGAGGGGGAACCTCCAAAAGCATGCCTGCCTCTCTGGGGGTGCGGTTACCTTTCTTAACATTACACCGCACACAGGCAGTAACGATGTTTTCCCAGGTATCGCCCCCACCCCTCGATCGCGGAATCACGTGGTCGAGCGTTAACTCGTCTCCTGTGTAGCCACAGTACTGGCAAGAATGACCATCACGGTGCAAAAGGTTTCGGCGCGTCAAGGGGATTTCTTTGTATGGCACCCGCACATAGTGACGCAGCCGTATCACCGTCGGCAGTGGAAAACCGGAATAAACGTACTTTCCGTTGTGTTCAACCTGCTCTGCTTTGCCTTTGATCAACAAAACGACTGCCCTACGCCAGCTCGTAATATTGAGCGGTTCGTATGAAGCGTTGAGCACCAGAACCTTGCCCATTATGATTCAGTTGAAACAAGAGTTTTACAGATGCTAACACAGGAGAGGGGTGGGAAAGGATAAAGGATGGGGATAAAGGATAAAAAGGGAAATATTGTGTTTAGTTTTGTTAAGGTCGATCGGGTTAAGGACCTGGAATCGGAGGCTGGAAGCCAGATGATAGGAGCCAGTGGCAAGCTTAAACCGCAGCGCTCCTTACCCCCTCAATTCCTTACCCCCTCAATTCCTCAACCTCCATCCCCTCGTCCTTTGCCCCATTTAGCCGCGTAATATCGTCCTCTCCTAAGTACTCCCCGTTCTGCACTTCAATCAAAACTAAGGGAATCACGCCTGGGTTCTCCACTCGGTGGGGCGTACACATGGGGACATAGGTTGACTGCTTCTGAACCAGGATCGTTTCCTGACCTGCACAAACCACTTTTGCTGTACCGGAAACTACGATCCAGTGTTCACTCCGGTGATAGTGCATCTGGGTACTGATGTGATGACCGGGCAACAACTCAATCCGGTTAATTCGGTAGTGGTGACCTTCCTCCAGCAAGGTAACCGTGCCCCAAGGACGGACTCGGATGGTATCGGAATCTGGAGGATGCAGGTGAGGAAGATCGCGATCGTTGATTGAGGTTTCCATTGCTCTATCACCAAATCCTACTCTTCTATCATGCAGGAAATTTGCGACCGACTCCAACCCCCTCTTCTTGCCAACGACTGAGAGCCGTCATGGAGTAGCTCTCTCCTGCGAAAGAAGAAGGGGAGGAGATGCTTTTTTAGGATTGAGCTATCGCAACCGAATTGAGAGTTTACGAGGTTTATTTATGAACGCAGATTCTATTCCCAATCCTGGTATTGATGAGTCCAGATCTTCTGAGGAAGGTAAGCAAATTTCTACGGATGCATCCGGCAGGTCTGGGGAAACCCGGATGGAAGGGCAGTCAGGTGGCTCAAATCAAATGACGATCGATAACCTCCCCCAGGATGTCAAAGACTCGCTGCCTGAAGCAGCTCAAAACATCTTTGTAGCGGCTTACAACAGCTTTCTGGCAAACAGCCACGATGAGGAAGCGGCAAAGCGAGTTGCTTGGCAAACGATCGAGCGTAATGAACACTACACCCGGGGTGGGGATGGCAAATGGTACCGCTCACCCGATGAAAGCGCCAATACCCGTGGTGGGGTGAGTACAATGCCGGGGGGTTAGGTCGTACTCCTTCAACCGCGTTGACCTCCCAGCTTGATGCAGGGGCTTGATGTAAGGGGCAGAAGTTAGAAGCCAGAAGCCAGAAGTGTGAGTTTCTGGCTTCTGTTTATTTGTGGGGGTTTTACTGCACCTGCGGTTGGTGAACCAGGTCTGTTTAATTGAACTCTGTCTTTGGGAAGACAAAAATTCGGAAAATTTCTTTATATATTGATCAGTCAATAAGCATACCTCCAGTGGAACAGTGTTGTGACAGTTGAACCATATTCATTACTTGATGGTTTACAAGCATTGGTTATTGATCATGAAAACGATTCGCTTTCATTGATTATTTTTATGCTGGTGATGTATGGGGTTCAAGTCACAGCTGTTGATTCAGCAGGAGCAGCACTAAAAGCGTTGGAAGTTATCCAGCCCGATTTTTTGATCTGCAATACGGCGGTACCATTTGAAGATGGAAATTCCTTAATTCGGCGGATCAGAGCATTGAAGGGTGAGGATGAAGAGCAGGTTCCCGCGATCGCCCTGGGTGTATTATCTTCCGAAACTACGCTTACCCAGGTTACGCTGCAATCCTCTATCTGTGAAGAGTTTCAAGCATGTCTTACGAAACCCATCGAGCCAGAAGATTTAGTCGCAGTTGTGCTTAATTTTGTCGGTAAACCTCATCCTGCTTAAAGCAAGGCTTTTTGTATAGTTAAACCCCGCTATCACTGCCAGACAGTTCCCGGAGAGGATGTTTGAAACTGGTCAGGCAGTCTGCATTTGTCCCCTAAGGAGCGCGGATTTATTTAAAGTGTCATTCTGCGTAGGGCCGTGGCATTCGGTAGAAAGTCCTCGCGATTGCCGCAGAAACCGCTGCCGAATGCCGCACCCGTACAGGTAAAGGTTGTTAAATTATTTATGTCCTCCAAAACTTCACCCCCATAACTGACCCCTCCTGAGGAACATGATCCCATCCTCAGCGGTCTAAGGAGACCAGCACTCATGGGTTAAAGCATTTCCATTCGAGAGTTCCTATTGGGTTAAAAAAATCGATAGCATTTGCCGAATCGATTCTGGTAAAACTGGATTGAGAACATTAATTTTATGTGAGGCATCAATTAATTGCTTTCAAACCAATCGTGCAACAGTGATCCTATGTCAGGATGGGATCTAACAGCTTGGAAAGGGTAGTATGTTGCAAATCTTTAGCAGGCATCGCCAAACGGGTAGAGGGAACGCGGACGACAGTCGGAGAAAGCGACTGATTGGCAAAACTCTGGATAGACGCTACCGCATCATCGACCTGCTAGGGGAAGGCGGATTTAGTCATACCTACATTGCTGAAGATACACGCCGACCCAAAAATCCCGAATATCCCAGGTGTGTTGTCAAGCATCTCCGCAAAAGCAGCAGTAACCCTGATTTTTTGAGTAATGCCCGACGGCTGTTTCGAATTGAAGCCGAAACTCTGGAAAGATTGGGTGAGCACAACCAGATTCCGCGCTTGCTTGCCTATTTTGAGGAGTGGGGAGAATTTTATCTGGTTCAGGAATATATTCAAGGGCATCCTCTCAGTGTTGAATGGAAACCAGGACGGTGTTGGAGTGATTCACAGGTCTATGCGTTTCTATGCGAAATGCTGGAGATCCTTTCATTTGTCCATCAGCAAGGTGTGATCCACCGGGATGTAAAACCAGATAACATCATCCGGCGTCACCAGGATAACAAGCTATGTCTGGTCGATTTTGGCACCGTTAAGCAGGCGGTTAGTGCTTCTCTGGATTCTTCGCAGCACACCATTACCACGGGAACCCCAGGATATATCCCGATCGAACAATGGCGGGGAAATCCCCAGTTCAATAGTGATATTTATGCATTGGGAGTAGTGGCAGTCCAGCTACTGACTGGGGTTGATCCGGAGTCGTTTCAGGGCAATCCGGAGCGGATCTTACGGCAGCACCGCCCCCAAACCCAGGTAAATCTGGCTGCGGTGATCGATAACATGGTTCGGACTGACTGGCACGATCGTTATGCCTCCGCGCAGGAAGTGCTTCAGTCACTCTACCCTCTTGCAGCCGAATTTTCAGGTGAAACCCTTGCTCCGCCAACGGTGCCCGCTGACCACCAGTTGCCAGAGCCAGAGTTGTCCAGCCCCGCTTCTGCAACGATTGTGAGTGGTGTACCCACCCCACCTCCAGGTAAAACGGGGACAACTATGCCGCCCGCCACCGCAGACGAAACAGTTCTGGGGACGTTTGAACTGGAGCCGTTTGCGGCCTCTGCCCCTGAGGCAGACTCGCATTTGTCTGCAACCGATGAAGCGGTCATCCAGGAACCGGATCTGGAATCTTCGTTACGATCGTCTCTCCCAACCAGTCTTCCCGCCCGCTCCATTGAAGCCAGTTTAACTGGAACGACGCAGGCAGTTGCTGCCCCGGTTGAACCCTCCCATCCGATCGCAACCTCTCGCTGGCAACTATTTGCTGGAGTTGGGGTTGCTGGGGTGGGGGCAATTGCGGTTGGTTTCTTTTTTCTGGTACTCCCCTGGCGCAACTTTCAGGCAGCAGAGCAAACGTTAAAACAGGCAGACCAGGCACGGCAGGCAGGAAACTATAGTGATTGCCTGACTCAAGCTGGCAGTATTTCTGAAAAGCATGCCGATCTAAAAGTAAAGGCGCAGGTCTTGGTAGAAGGTTGCTCTGCGTTGATGCAGGCAAACCAACTGGCGAGTGGAAATAATTTTCAGGCAGCGATCGCCGCGTTGGATGAAATTGCGCCGACCAATCCTGCCTATGGGGATGCCCAAAAATTAATCCAGCAGTGGGGCGATCAATTGCTTCAGAAGGCGACGGAGAAGTACCAGAAAGGTGATTTTACGAGTGCGATCGCCCTGCTAAAGGATTTACCTGCCTCCCTGACTGCGAAAGTTCAGCCTACTTTAGAGCAATGGCAGAAAACCTGGGAAGCCAATCAGGATCAGCTCCAGGCAGCCCAGTCTGCGATGGAAGCCGGTAATTGGAAGGATGCCCTGGAGCAAGTTGGCAAAATCGATACGAGCAACAGCCCCTATTGGGAGAAATTGGTCAGCCAATTGAAGCAAGAGGCTCAAACCAATCTGGAAGCAGCAAAGGAAGCAGCTAAAACCGCTGCTTCTCCTGTCAAACCTGCGAGTTCGCAGTCGGAGTCATCTCCCAGTTGGCTTTCAAACTCCCCGGTTTACAACACTCCCCGCCAACCTGTTGCCCCACCACCCGTTGAACCCCCACCCCAACGTCCCCAAACGGCAACAGGCTCTAAGATTTGTCCTTCCCGTGTTCCAGGTTGTTAGCAGTGAACAGGGGTCAGTTAGCAGTCGTCAGTTAGCAGTCATCAGTCATCAGTGGTCAGTGGTCAGTGGTCAGTGGTCAATGATTTGTTTGTACTGCCCACTGTTCACTGTTCACTGTTCACTGTTCACTGTTCACTGTTCACTGTTCACTGCTTCATTCCCCCAATAAAAACTCTTTGATAAACAGAACGGTGGCGTAGAACTGAAAATCGATGTTGGCTTTTTTGGCAAATCCGTGGCCTTCGTCTTTCGCCATCAGGTACCAGACGGGAACGTCATTTTTGCGGACGGTTGCCACGATTTGTTCGGCTTCGTTCAGTGGAACCCGGGGATCATTTTGTCCATGAATCACAAACAACGGTTTTTTGATTTTTTCGGCATTGTTGAGGGGTGAGATTTTGAGCAGGAATTCGCGCATTTTGGGGTCGCGCTCGTCGCCGTATTCCACTCGCCGTAAATCCCGGCGATAGCTCTCAGTTCGTTCCAGGAAGGTGACGAAGTTGGAAATGCCGACAATGTCGATCGCCGCCCGAATTCGATCACTGTATTTTTCTGCCACTGCCAGAGACATGTAGCCTCCGTAGCTGCCACCACTCACCAGAATCCGATCGCGATCCAGGTCAGGTTGGGAGCCGATCCAATCCAGCAACGCGCCAATGTCTTTGACGGAATCTTCCCGCAGAAAGCCGTTGTCGAGCTTGAGAAAACTTTTTCCATAGCCAGATGAGCCGCGCACATTGGGAAATAGCAATGCCACACCCAATTCATTCAAGTAGAAATTGTATCTGCCCAGGAAGCCAGGACGATATTGGCTTTCGGGGCCGCCATGAATATCGATGACTACAGGACGTTTGCCACTGAAACGGGCAGATGGACGGAATAGGAAGCCGGAGATTTCCTTACCATCAAAGCTTTTCCAGCGAACCAGCTCTGGTTCCGAGAAATTGGCAGTATTGATGCCCCCTGTTTCGCTTTCAGTCCAGCGTTCCACCTGGTTCGTGGTTAGATTGAGGGAATATACGTCAGCGGTCGATCGGGCGGAAATCAGGGTAAAACCCAACTCCTGGCTGTTGGGATGCCAGTTAATCCCGTAGATCTGACCAATGGGTAGCTTGGGCAACGGAACTTCCTTCTGCGTCGCTGTATCTAGCACATGCAGAACACTGGCTCCATCTTCGTTTGTGGTGAATGCTAAACGTTTGCCATCGCGGGAGAGATCCATATCTTCCACATCCCACGGGATCTGGCTGGTCAGGTAGGTGTAGCGCTGGTTGGCAAAGTCAAAATAGGCAAGACGCTGAAATTCCGATTCGCGATCGCTGACCACATACAGTCCCTTGCCATCCTGACTAAATACCGCTGCGCCATAGGCAACCGGTTCACCTTTGCTGCGGGGGGTAATGGCGGTGCGTGCCCCCGTTTCG from Kovacikia minuta CCNUW1 carries:
- a CDS encoding PAS domain S-box protein; the encoded protein is MDAEQRYQFNNRTYEEWFGHSRSEIKGQHLWQVLGEPAYQKIKPYIQAVMTGQKITYESLVPYQNNGLRWINAAYIPDFGEQGEVKGYFAMVTDITERKQAEAMLRESEQRLSLAVEGAEMATWDVDLQTGKALWSARHFQLLGYEHVPSGEATLEMWRSRVHPDDLERVTRVAERAIQERSIYHSEHRIFRADNGQIVWLGAFGQVLYDDAGKAIRFIGIILDITDRKRAEQVLQQAKEELEIKVQERTAELNSLNQDLARSNQELEQFAYVASHDLQEPLRAVTGYTQLLIQDYQDRLDDSAQEYANYIVDAAKRMQQLIQDLLAYSRVGTRSLTFFPTDCNAVMHQVLQNLQVAIAESNATILCDSLPTVHADRNQLIQLFQNLIGNAIKFHRPKTSPEIHISAELAASKWLFRVQDNGIGIKARYLDRIFEIFKRLHSRMEFSGTGIGLAICKKIVERHSGTIWVESEPGIGTTFYFTIPIFHDPPNV
- a CDS encoding response regulator; its protein translation is MFNSIEILLIEDSPTDATLTIRSFNQAKIANNLHWLTDGEAAMDYLRQQGEFENAARPDLILLDLNLPGMDGREILAEVKSDANLKRIPVVILTTSADEEDVLRSYNLNANCYITKPFDVQQFIQVVQMIGDFWLAAVKLPME
- a CDS encoding hybrid sensor histidine kinase/response regulator, encoding MDEISVRILLVEDSPTDADLLRQVFLHSDKEGWELLHVERLEYGIEICQQQSFDVVLLDLRLPDSDGFETVAEFRVAVPDIPIIVLTMMDDEELALQAMAGGAQDYLVKDQITMQLLIRSIRYAIERGRILQRLKNSEQSILRSLEQEQELNLLRSSFISMASHELRTPLTMIRTCVELLQNFNHELAEERRNQYFDRIKMAISQITHLLDDVLVLGSTKSGGLVFKPEPLDLEEFCRELAESIQFSNSNQHRIVVTCQGSCVGAEMDTALLRHIFSNLLSNAIKYSPQGCNVQFDLICEDGYATFQIKDQGIGIPLKDQGHLFETFYRCSNVGKIPGTGLGLAIVKKCVELHRGRIRLNSKAQSGTTFTVKLPLKP
- a CDS encoding DHH family phosphoesterase; protein product: MHDSLNSLDGLLTVLETNPIDAHSPLDTVDIPKIKPVAKPVDETPTPSIQPFAYDIPRSAEQSQKVEALRQTLERHRGERQLVVLQDFPDPDALASGWTYKLIAQRYEIQCDIVYAGTLSHQENIALVKLTNLPVQRWALPTLKSRDLSVYQGCTLVDSQGTTSQLVPSLRQAGIPITVVIDHHNMQEELKAEFVDIRPHTRATATILTQYLQAGLLKLDSNSNEHVKCATALMHGLRSDTDALRQAKEEDFLAAAYLSRFYDGQLLNAVLQSSRSKQVMDVIERSLKNRIVQNNFSIAGVGYLRYDDRDAIPQAADFLVTEENVHTAVVYGIVHDEDEDLEVVVGSLRTNKLTLDPDEFIKEAFGQDAQGRYFGGGRSQAGGFEIPLGFLSGFTESPEYAKMKWNVFDAQVKQKLLRLVNPDQHYPNGVG
- a CDS encoding HNH endonuclease — its product is MLNASYEPLNITSWRRAVVLLIKGKAEQVEHNGKYVYSGFPLPTVIRLRHYVRVPYKEIPLTRRNLLHRDGHSCQYCGYTGDELTLDHVIPRSRGGGDTWENIVTACVRCNVKKGNRTPREAGMLLEVPPRKPYSGLYFEVTKHLKNGVNQEWRKYVIGV
- a CDS encoding phosphomannose isomerase type II C-terminal cupin domain, which gives rise to METSINDRDLPHLHPPDSDTIRVRPWGTVTLLEEGHHYRINRIELLPGHHISTQMHYHRSEHWIVVSGTAKVVCAGQETILVQKQSTYVPMCTPHRVENPGVIPLVLIEVQNGEYLGEDDITRLNGAKDEGMEVEELRG
- a CDS encoding ChaB family protein encodes the protein MNADSIPNPGIDESRSSEEGKQISTDASGRSGETRMEGQSGGSNQMTIDNLPQDVKDSLPEAAQNIFVAAYNSFLANSHDEEAAKRVAWQTIERNEHYTRGGDGKWYRSPDESANTRGGVSTMPGG
- a CDS encoding response regulator — encoded protein: MTVEPYSLLDGLQALVIDHENDSLSLIIFMLVMYGVQVTAVDSAGAALKALEVIQPDFLICNTAVPFEDGNSLIRRIRALKGEDEEQVPAIALGVLSSETTLTQVTLQSSICEEFQACLTKPIEPEDLVAVVLNFVGKPHPA
- a CDS encoding serine/threonine-protein kinase, with amino-acid sequence MLQIFSRHRQTGRGNADDSRRKRLIGKTLDRRYRIIDLLGEGGFSHTYIAEDTRRPKNPEYPRCVVKHLRKSSSNPDFLSNARRLFRIEAETLERLGEHNQIPRLLAYFEEWGEFYLVQEYIQGHPLSVEWKPGRCWSDSQVYAFLCEMLEILSFVHQQGVIHRDVKPDNIIRRHQDNKLCLVDFGTVKQAVSASLDSSQHTITTGTPGYIPIEQWRGNPQFNSDIYALGVVAVQLLTGVDPESFQGNPERILRQHRPQTQVNLAAVIDNMVRTDWHDRYASAQEVLQSLYPLAAEFSGETLAPPTVPADHQLPEPELSSPASATIVSGVPTPPPGKTGTTMPPATADETVLGTFELEPFAASAPEADSHLSATDEAVIQEPDLESSLRSSLPTSLPARSIEASLTGTTQAVAAPVEPSHPIATSRWQLFAGVGVAGVGAIAVGFFFLVLPWRNFQAAEQTLKQADQARQAGNYSDCLTQAGSISEKHADLKVKAQVLVEGCSALMQANQLASGNNFQAAIAALDEIAPTNPAYGDAQKLIQQWGDQLLQKATEKYQKGDFTSAIALLKDLPASLTAKVQPTLEQWQKTWEANQDQLQAAQSAMEAGNWKDALEQVGKIDTSNSPYWEKLVSQLKQEAQTNLEAAKEAAKTAASPVKPASSQSESSPSWLSNSPVYNTPRQPVAPPPVEPPPQRPQTATGSKICPSRVPGC